The following nucleotide sequence is from Halococcus saccharolyticus DSM 5350.
GGTGTTGCGGATCAGCGAGGAGTTCAGCGAGGAGGTCTACCAGCAGTACAGCGAGGGCGTCGACGAGATCGTCTACCCCGAACAGCTGGGAGCCGCAGGAGCGAAGACCGCACTCCTCGGCGGCGATTTCAACGTTCTCGCCGACGTTACCGAGAAGCTGGCGGCGACCACGCTCACCGTGCCCGAGGGATCGCCGGCGATCGGCGAACGCGTCGTCAGTCTCGACGTGCCCGAGGGCGCGCGGATCTACGCCCACGGCCGGGCGGGCGAAGCGATGGAGATCCCGCTGCCGCGCACCGCGATCGAGGCCGGCGACCAGCTCGCGGTGGTCGCCGAACCGGACGCCGTAGCCGTCGTTCGCGACCAGCTCCACGGGGACGCAGGCGACGCCTGACGGATCGATCGGCGGCGATATCGAAAGAGCACGAGGAGGGGGAGGGCGTCGCAGCGGGAACCGTTGCCGGGCGCGCGAGTGGGAGGATGGGGGAATTCGAGGCCGTCGGCGCGCCCGGATCGGTCGACGATCGGTCGGTACTTAAATCTGCGTCAGACACACGCGTGACAAACGCTGGGTCGGGGTCGTGACGATTTCGTCCACCGCCAAGACTCTCGCTCAGGCGTCGTACTGATCCAGCTGCGTGCGGGTCGACTGGCCGGTGAGTTCGTCGAAGTCAATACCGTCGGCGAGCGCAGTCTCCTTCTTGACGCGGTAGTTACCGCCGTCGGTGACGTAGCAGTCGCCCGGATGGAAGAAGTACCACGCCTCGCGGTCGAAGCGGACACCGATCCGGGGTTTCGCGCCGAAGTTTTGGGCGAAGTAGACCAGCGCTTCGACCTCCTCGCCGGTGAGATAGATCGGGTCGCCCGCGCTGGATTTCGCCTCGATCGCGTAGAAATCGCCGTCGTTACCGGCGAGCACGTCGGGGAGCTCGCGGTCGGTCGCGCTACCGCTCGCCGGCGCGCGCATCACTGCGAACCCGGCATCGTCGAGCTCGTTGACGAGTTCGCGCTCCCGACGGTCGCCCTTGGCGTTGCTCACGTTCCGTGATCCCAGCTTCCCATGTACTCCGTCTGTTCGTCGGAGAGGTCGTCGATCCCGAGCCCCTCGGCGTCGAGTTTGATCTCGGCGACCTCGCGGTCGAGATCGTCGGGCACGTCGTGGACGCCCGGTTCGTACGCTGTCCCGCTGAGTTCGCGAACGCACACTGCTTGGACACCGAAGCTCTGGTCCATCACCTCGACCGGGTGGCCGAGCGCGACGGGTGCGGCGAGGTTGACGAGTCGACCCTCGGCGAGCACGTTCAGCCGTTTTCCACTACTGAGTTCGTACTCCTGCACTCCGGGCCGGACTTCGCGGGTGCTCGCCGCGAGATCCGAGAGTCCGTCGAGATCGATCTCGACGTCGAAATGGCCTGCGTTCGCGAGCAGCGTGCCGTCGTCCATCCGCTCGAAATGCTCGGCGGTGATCACGTCGCGGTTGCCGGTCGTGGTGACGAACACGTCGCCTTTCGCCGCAGCCTCGGCCATCGGAAGGACCTC
It contains:
- a CDS encoding potassium channel family protein; the encoded protein is MRCVIVGYGRVGIRTAQILAEEGHSVLVIDNDPAKIERARETGFAVIEGDGAADEVLAEADLDTADAVGGLTGDPETNFAVCTTANDHGCRTVLRISEEFSEEVYQQYSEGVDEIVYPEQLGAAGAKTALLGGDFNVLADVTEKLAATTLTVPEGSPAIGERVVSLDVPEGARIYAHGRAGEAMEIPLPRTAIEAGDQLAVVAEPDAVAVVRDQLHGDAGDA
- the hjc gene encoding Holliday junction resolvase Hjc — encoded protein: MSNAKGDRRERELVNELDDAGFAVMRAPASGSATDRELPDVLAGNDGDFYAIEAKSSAGDPIYLTGEEVEALVYFAQNFGAKPRIGVRFDREAWYFFHPGDCYVTDGGNYRVKKETALADGIDFDELTGQSTRTQLDQYDA